A single Oryctolagus cuniculus chromosome 16, mOryCun1.1, whole genome shotgun sequence DNA region contains:
- the YAE1 gene encoding protein YAE1 homolog: protein MSWVRATPSVQSPAEEGDVFDEEADESLLVQREWRSHMQKRVKEGYREGIDAGKAVALQQGFNQGYKEGAAIIVNYGELRGTLSALLSWCHLHNNSSTLISKINNLLDAVGQCEEYMLRHLKSITQEPHVVDLLDSVEDMNLCHVVPAENKIDEAEDERLHEDSAEFNKNCSKSSSGINCAYLECCRTQEHAHSENPSLTWILEQTASLVKQLGVSVEVLQHLRQL, encoded by the exons ATGTCGTGGGTTCGGGCTACCCCCTCGGTCCAGAGCCCGGCCGAGGAGGGGGACGTGTTTGATGAGGAAGCTGACGAGTCGCTCCTGGTACAGCGGGAATGGCGGAGTCACATGCAGAAACGAGTGAAA GAAGGCTATAGAGAAGGAATCGATGCTGGCAAAGCAGTTGCTCTTCAACAGGGCTTCAATCAAGGCTATAAAGAAGGTGCAGCAATCATTGTAAACTATGGAGAACTCAGAGGAACACTGAG TGCTTTGCTCTCCTGGTGTCACCTTCATAATAATAGTTCAACTTTAATCAGTAAGATAAATAATCTTCTGGATGCAGTTGGACAGTGTGAAGAGTATATGCTCAGACATCTGAAATCAATCACTCAGGAGCCCCACGTTGTAGACTTACTGGACTCTGTTGAGGACATGAACCTCTGTCATGTAGTTCCAGCTGAAAATAAGATTGATGAAGCTGAAGACGAAAGACTTCATGAAGATAGTGCTGAGTTTAACAAAAACTGTAGCAAGAGTTCTAGTGGGATAAATTGTGCATATTTAGAATGTTGTAGAACCCAGGAGCATGCACATTCTGAAAACCCAAGCCTCACTTGGATTTTAGAACAGACAGCCAGTTTAGTAAAACAGCTTGGAGTATCAGTAGAAGTATTACAGCACCTCAGGCAACTATAA